TACCCCGCCCGCCCACCTCCTGCCTTGTCACTTTGTCCTTCACTTGACATTTCAGTTCTCCATTTTGTGGGAGAATCTTGTTTTATAATTCTTATTAGAATTTCCGTACAAAACTCTATTCGGTAAGcatttttgttgtgattttTTGTTATCCTATAACACATTAATAATAACACATTTGTTTCTTATGAAAAACTAATACTTTGATTGTTTATTGCAATAGTGTTGCGGCTTTCTAAATCTGCTATGTAACACGTCGGGCCATTGATATTCTTACTTTTCTACGATAATAAGGCACTAGACGTCGTTATTTTCTTCTATCATTGTACTTTTacaattaaactttattattttcctagcatttcataatatttaccGCTTGACCTTTATTCGACCTCCATATACCGGCCCCATAGATTTTTACAACAAATCCTCTTTTGTGGTTGTcatcatatttttaatactaattttcctgtattttaccaataaaataatataatattcatatttgttgataaaaaaaagTCATAAATAGAGCCTCATCATTGCTGtaggtaatatattataacctgcttatttatttacatgacattttatgaaatgattttattttaattttatgtaaacgAAATATGATGTAAGTGGTTCAcagatttatagttaaaaaaaattacaaatcttGTACTAATTCCTCAATATTGTTGCAtcatccttcgatcgcggattcttggaaatctattgttattatattgttgtcgcggtcaccggtaTCCTTATGGAGCTTGATAGGTTAAAATTAGACTTTAAACTTAATGCATACTACCCTCTTTTTGAGTCTAAAatgacaatataattatttaccagctacttgaccgagctttgctcggtattagataaaacacgaataaaataacattttctaaaaatgattcctagctagatcgatttatcgcccccgaaaccccctatctactaaatttcatgaaaatcgtttgagccgattcggagattccaattatatacaagagttgcttgtttaaagatataagataacaatataaattgtatgtatattgttaCAATTTAGTCAAGGAAATAAACATAGTTATATTTCTGTTTCAGACATGTCTAAGATTGGTATCAACGGATTTGGCCGCATCGGTCGTCTGGTCCTCAGGGCTTCGGTTGACAAGGGCGCCCAGGTTGTAGCCATCAATGACCCTTTCATCGGCTTGGACTACATGGTATATCTCTTCAAATATGATTCCACACACGGCCGTTTCAAGGGAACCGTTGAAGCTGTTGATGGACATTTGGTTGTGAACGGAAACAAGATTGCAGTATTCTGTGAGAGAGACCCCAAGGCCATCCCATGGGGCAAGGCTGGAGCTGAATACATTGTAGAATCTACTGGTGTGTTCACAACCATTGACAAAGCTTCGGCTCATTTGGAAGGTGGTGCTAAGAAAGTCATAATTTCAGCCCCCAGTGCTGACGCACCCATGTTTGTGGTTGGTGTCAATCTTGACGCCTACAACCCATCCTATAAGGTTATCTCCAATGCCTCCTGCACCACCAACTGTCTAGCTCCCCTCGCCAAGGTCATCCATGACAACTTTGAAATTGTAGAAGGTCTCATGACAACTGTCCATGCTACCACCGCTACCCAGAAGACCGTCGATGGACCCTCTGGCAAGCTGTGGCGTGATGGCCGTGGAGCACAACAAAACATCATTCCAGCAGCCACCGGCGCAGCTAAAGCCGTAGGCAAGGTCATTCCCGCCCTCAACGGCAAACTCACTGGTATGGCTTTCCGTGTGCCAGTTGCCAACGTCTCTGTTGTTGACCTAACTGCCCGTCTTGGCAAGCCAGCAAGCTACGACGCCATCAAACAAAAGGTGAAGGAGGCTGCTGAGGGACCACTCAAGGGCATCCTCGGATACACCGAGGACCAAGTCGTGTCTTCCGATTTTATTGGAGACACTCACTCGTCCATCTTTGACGCTGCAGCTGGAATCTCTCTAAATGACAACTTCGTCAAGTTGATCAGCTGGTATGACAACGAGTATGGTTACTCCAACCGTGTTGTAGATCTTATCAAGTACATCCAGACCAAGGATTAAAGTATTGTATAATTGAAGTTACATTGTATTGTTAAGATGAGATTATTGTCATTGTATGAGTGTAGATGTGACAACCTAAattatttaactacaaaatacacCGTatgtaaaacttattttaatgaaaaattgtaTTACTTAACAAATTATTGAAATATCTTTAATGGGTAATACaaagtgaataaataatatcttattCCATTAACTGTTTTATTTTTACCATCCTAAATAACTTGTGGATAGTAACTAGATATTGTGTAAATGAACAATAGCACTATATTAATCTACTTTATGCAAATAAATATCAAATGTTAGTTTCGCACAAGGTTTCGCTTTGACTACACGCGTAGGCTACACAGCAGTGTAGCCTACGCGTAAAGGTTGGAGGTGACCTGACGGACGACTTAACAGTCGCAACTGGTCTAAACCAGGTGGATGCCTTGTCACCTATGCTCTTTAATCTGGTGCTAGAATACATTCTAAGAAAGGTTTTACACCTAGAACTTGGCGTGGAGCTGGATGGAAGGCATAAAGTGATAGGGTATGCAGACGACCCAGCCCTGTTAGGTGAAACTCGTAGAGAAGTCATAGAGGCCATCACAACTTTGGAGACTGAAGCGAAGAAGGTTGGACTCAGGATCAGGAGACGCTACAAAAACACGCGTACACCTTTGACCTTGCGAAGACCTACATGTTGGAGATAcaacatataaataataaaggtgTACACAAATTTAAGTACTTCGGGTGTACTGTGACTGATACTAACAGTCGAGAGGACGAAATTGACATTCGCGTTAAAAATGCCCTGCGATGCAGCGCAGCTCTTCACAAGGTGCTCGTGTCCAAGCTTCTcagcaaaaatacaaaaatccgaATCTATAATACGGTTATTCGGCCTATACTAATGTATGGCTGTGAGGCTTGGACGCTGACACGAAAAGGAGGAGAACAAACTTCTAGTCGCTGAAAGAAAAGTCCTCAGAAAAAACCTGGGCCCAGCCAAAACCAATGACGGCTGTTGGTGAATTCGGAAGAATGCCGAAATCGAAGAACTGGTGGCCCAACCCAATATAATCGGAGAAACAAAGGCTTACCGACTCCGTTGGCTGGGCCACGTGGAAAGAATGGGAGAGGATCACGGGGTGAAAAGAGCGTATAAGGGCCGTCAAACAGGCCGTCGTCCTGTTAGATGTCCCAGGTATCACTCATCACTGGAGAGATGCTGTTGAGGCTGACCTGCGCGACCTTCAAGTCAGTAACTGGCAGGAGGTAGCGCAGGACAGGGCTCAATTGCGGAAGCTCATttcggaggccaagatccactttgggtcgCTATACGAGCATCCcctatatatacaaaatttcataaaaatcgttggagccgatttcgaaattccaattaaatatataagtacacaagaattgctcgttaaagatataagataagattatgtCCGTAAATGAAACTCTTCAAGCCCGTCACCCGTGCTTCAAGCTAATTTCAAAAGGATGTCTTTCGAACTCTTGCGCAAAGCGGTGAATTCCCCGAATTCCCCTTACTAAAAGGGGAGGGGGGATTTCAATATAAGTTAGGGGTTCGCTGTCACCTGGAAATTTAATAGtggttcgtggagccgaaagtttgagaaatCCTGTATTAGATGatactaaaaaatattgaaataaaacccGCCTCAGAATTCAGAAATGCATGTTGCAAAAAAGGTCATAGCTTTaaacatttttcaaaaaaaaaatgttaagtttGTCTGAAACTGTCAAGCAGCTGTCAATGACATTTTCGTTTGCTTCGTGTAAATTTTGTGATGTTACATTTTCTAATTCGACTGTATATCAATGAATATGGTTTACATTAATAGATAATGAATAAATGCGTATTATCCGATTTTGGTAAAAAACTGTAACAGTGTGTGGAAGGTACAGTTTCTAATTTGGTTATAATGGAGGATCTCAATTTGACAGAGACCGAAATGAGATATTTCGGTGATTTGTTTTTGTGTTGTGACGAAGAATCAAACGGAAAAATACCAATTTTAAAAGCAACAGAACTGTTTAGATCTTCTAATATACCTAACGATGTCCTAAAACAGGTGAGACATGCTACTGAATGTTAATGATCAACACTTGTTTTGTTctatatatttacaatttacaatgttttattaattgtaGATCATGGACATTAGTGTGGCGCCGAGTACCTGCGCTTCATTGAATCATATGAACAGAAAGCAATTCTATTCAGCCCTTAAACTAATAGCAGCTCATCAAACAAATAGAACATTAAAACCTGAGCTTTTGGCCACTCCCTTAGATTTACCTTTGCCTCGATTCACTTGGGCCCTTAACTCGGACGCTAATGCTGATCTCATACAGTTATCCAATTCGCCAAAGGAGCAACATATACCTAAAAGAGAAAGAAATTTTGTGGGAAGTATAGGAGCCTATGAACCTATGAGAGTATCGGCAAATCTATCTGACAGTGATGTACCCCAAACTCTGTCACACGACAACACGGAAGCACACAGCACAGACTCTGAAATTGAATCAGAAACAACATCACAAAGATCAGGATCATGTGGTGTAAGTATTTCTAACTTTTATAATACCTAcacttgtaaaaaaaatatgtgtaactgTAAAGTATGTATCCATTGTCTCACAGCACCTCACTTACTATTTAATAGTAGCAGTTAATAtgtggaattaaaaaaagacaaTTTACTTGCACTGGCaagtaaattgtgttttttttatacgaATATTGTGAAATAAAGTTctaattttgataagaattgTATTTGTTTAAATAAGTAATGGTCATTGCTGACTAAATGTAGGCTGTTTATGAAAACATCTGTATGAAGTATTGGTTAATAAATGTTGACACGGGAAATTTTCGTAAAGGACATTTTGGGAGAAAATTAGTTATATACtgtactatattttatatatagttTAAAACTCATTCTCGCTGCAATGTCCTTTATTCAATGAAATTTCTGATATAGTAATtgcaagtaataatattttaatgtatatcTTATGTATTATTTTAACAGTGTCTCTGTTCACATAAAGTTtaacacaattttttaaaagTGTTAAGTTTTGGTGCATATTTAATGAAATTGGCAAGAGCAAATttataaattacaacttttgaACATTATCAGAGTATTATCTACATGTTTTATTGTCTTCACCTGAAATTGCTGTCTTATCAGTAATGTTAAAGTGATAGTTGATTtaacaaattgtttatttaactTCTGATAAAGTAAATTAACATTATGCATCAAAAATCTTAGAAAAATAACCTACTCTTAAAAATTCCATTgttatttgtattataatataatttgttgtagtatcataataaaataGTCTATTAATTCTTGATGATTTCTAAGAACAAGTGTGTAATTTCATACCTCGACTGTGGGAATTGCGGACACaatcgattttcaattgttaaggattgatgggttaaggctCCACAAAAATTGAAGGGAAAATCAGTTTTTTAATGTTGTATGGGAGGTCTACTTAGTATTTGtcatcaaaacaacaaatacgccattattatatatattcaaatattataatacatatgaTGCTTACAGTCAATGCAGTATTATACCGTCCTCGGCGAAACGAGGTGGTagtggtcattgacctttttagtccaGGCACTAAATGAAAagtgctcgcactgtatttagaatatttaataataaaattgacctcttatagagacacagattattaaagattcatcggaaaacctcttggtaactcttagaatgataatctccaactttttatgagttcgaagtgatatgcttcatatacagttcacatcgagtatgtcAATCGAAGTTTATAAAGAAAATGACAAGCTTTTTGACAAGGAGTCAATGACTGTTACTGTATCGAATCCCGAGTACACCTTAGTAGGGGTACTAGCCCAGTAGTTCAGCCTTGTATGGGAAGCTGAAATAAATTATAGTCAGaaatttttttgcaccagtgtttagaggaggtcacaaatagcttaaattcaaaaactctACCAAATCTGACGAGTGTGTTAGCCACCATATTGATACTACTCTAAACACTGgtgcaaaaaaaaatctgactataattcatttaaaaaaaaatctaactctACTGGGGTAATAGAGCTTTTCCCTTTGGGGTATGAAACCTAAAagattgttaattattatggtaGAGACTGCTTGCGgcaataataaaaagtatattatatattcaatAAAGCATTGCCTATTCTTGAattaagtttaaactttaagttATAGTTTTAATTGCCTAAAACagttagattaaaaaaaatcctttttttaaatatattctatATTTTTACAGCGTAGAGCGAAAGCCGGTTCACCGTGGAGTACAGCAAGTGAGAGTCCCACCCCGACTAACAGTGTGGCGGAGAAGGTGCACCCCGTGTGGGAACACAGCGCGACCGGGCGAGGAGTGTGGCCAGTCAACACTGCAGAAGAACATACGCAATTATTGGGTAAGTAGACGCTCGGATCCACGAATTTTACATACCATTCATTAAAAAATGTGTCTTTGCCATGTGCCCATGTCAGTGTCAATAATTTTTTGCCCATTTAttcacgagttggactcgcgcacaaagggttccgtaccacaatagagcaaaaataggatgaaatttgtgttttttgtatgggagcccccctttaattattttatttatctataatataaaaatgaggcgctgaatgtgttgctaagcgcaaaactcgagaacggttggaccgatttcgctaattcttttttttaaatattccttgaagtacgaggatggttcttacggagagaaaaattctaaaaaaaaaaattaaaatttcctgaaaaagtctaaaaacaacacttttctatactcccatagttttgttagttataaaagaactgttttattactaaaatatttatgtttgatAATGTACGCTTTTATAACTCTGGACGTCACTTTATCGTGGATGCCGGCTTTCACGACAAAACGTTAAAatatgcccttttgattttacgcaccgcggacgttttgtgcagttcagaagtaaaaattaaaaaacgttaaaaagttatcgtcgacggaaatttaaatgcgtctccataatatatttccatacattttacttccctatgttatctttttaccgcggacgtccacgatattaccgccacgtccaaaattataaaagcgcacatgaGAAGAGAAGGCTGgttgtttctttcatttgttatttgatagatagtagatacgtatgacaaagtttactacttaaaaattatagacataTACATtaaca
This genomic window from Aricia agestis chromosome 17, ilAriAges1.1, whole genome shotgun sequence contains:
- the LOC121735175 gene encoding glyceraldehyde-3-phosphate dehydrogenase 2; protein product: MSKIGINGFGRIGRLVLRASVDKGAQVVAINDPFIGLDYMVYLFKYDSTHGRFKGTVEAVDGHLVVNGNKIAVFCERDPKAIPWGKAGAEYIVESTGVFTTIDKASAHLEGGAKKVIISAPSADAPMFVVGVNLDAYNPSYKVISNASCTTNCLAPLAKVIHDNFEIVEGLMTTVHATTATQKTVDGPSGKLWRDGRGAQQNIIPAATGAAKAVGKVIPALNGKLTGMAFRVPVANVSVVDLTARLGKPASYDAIKQKVKEAAEGPLKGILGYTEDQVVSSDFIGDTHSSIFDAAAGISLNDNFVKLISWYDNEYGYSNRVVDLIKYIQTKD